From Nocardioides faecalis:
GTCGTGGACCATCGCCGCCTCCGTGCCACTGCCACTGGCCGAGCGTCAGGGCCTGCTCGAGGCCACGGACACCACCGAGCGGCTCCTGCTGATCACCGCCCTGCTCCGCGCCGAGCTGCGGATGATGAACGTGCTGCCCTCCCTGCCCGCCACGGAGGTCGCCCGCACCCGCTGGTCGCCGAACTGAGCCCGGGCCGACGCTGATGGCGAAGCGGAAGCAGGCCGGGGCCACGCCGGCCACGACGGCGGCGAGCGCGGCCGGGGTGGAGTTCACCGTGCACGAGTACGAGCACGACCCCCGCTCGACGGCGTCGTACGGCGTGGAGGCGGCCCAGGCCCTGGGCAACGACCCGGCGCGGGTCCTCAAGACGCTGCTCGCCGACGTCGACGGCGCCCTGGTGGTCGCCGTCGTGCCCGTGTCCGGCCAGCTCGACCTCAAGGCGCTGGCCCGCGCCGTCGGCGGGCGCCGGGCGGTGATGGCCGAGCCCAAGGCGGCCGAGCGTGCCACCGGTTACGTCGTCGGTGGGATCTCGCCGCTGGGCCAGCGCCGGGCGCACCCCACCGTGCTCGACGCCTCCGCGCTGGCGCACCCCACGGTGTTCGTCTCCGCGGGTCGGCGCGGCTTGGAGATCGAGCTGGCGCCCGGTGACCTGATGCGGCTCACCGACGCCGGCGTCGCCGACATCGCGCGCGGCTGAGGAACCCTCAGGCCCGACGGACGTCGGCGGACGGACCGGCGGGGTCTCCGGCGGCGGTGGAGGGCTGCCCCTGGGCCTCGCGAGGGTTGAGGATGGCGATCATCACCGCGAAGTAGCCCAGCGCCACGCCCACCGGCCAGGCCAGGTACGGCGTCCAGCCGCCGACGTGCAGGTGGCCGGGCAGCGTGTCGCCCGCGGCACGGCCGGAGACCAGGGTGGCGGGGTCCGGCGGGGAGAGCGCCGTGCCGACCAGCACCATCGCGACCGTGGCGACGACGGCTCCTACCAGCGCCGCGACGAGGCCGGGCACCGCGGCGCGTCGGCACAGCACACCGGCCACCACCCCGAGCAGCACCCCGAGCCCGAGGCCGAGGATCACGAAGGTCGCCGTGCCGTCGAAGTCGCGGGCGATCCCGGCGTCGAAGGGGTCGGGGTACCAGCGCAGGCCCACCCGGGTCTCGAAGATCTTCCCCGTCGGCGCCGGCCCCCACCAGGTCCACCACAACCAGCCCGCCAGCAGGCCGAGGCCCGCCCCCAGCGCCACCGGGACGGTGAGCAGCGGGCCCGCCGGACGCGGACGAGCCCCAGCGGCAGGCGGCGGGGTGCTCAACTCAGGCACCCCGGCCCGAGCAGCTGCTTGAGGTCGGCGAAGAGCGCGGGACTGGGGCTCACCCTCAGATTGTCCCCCAGCCGCATGACCTTGGTGGACTCACGGCTCAGCAGCTGCAGCCGGACCTCGGTCAGGCCGGGGTGCGTGCAGAGCACCTCACGCAGCTGCGCCACCACCGGCGCGGTGCACCGGGTGGAGGGCAGGCTGATCACGACCGGGCCGTCGCTGCCCTTGTCCAGGTCGGGGACGGTGACCTCCTGGCCGCGCAGCTGCGGGGTGTCGCGCTCCTTGTCGAGCTGGCCGCGGACCCGGATGATCGCGTCGTCGATGAGGTACGGCGACGCGAGCCGGTAGGAGCTCGGGAACAGCAGCACGTCGATGGCACCCTCGAGGTCCTCCAGGGTGACGGTCGCCCACGGGTCGCCGTTCTTGGTGATCTTGCGCTGCACCGAGGTCACCAGCCCGGCGACGGTGACGTGCGCGTTGTGCGGGCGGTCCTCGTCCGTGACCAGCTGCCCGATGGTGCAGTCGGTGCCGTTCGAGAGCACGTGCTCCATCCCGAGCAGCGGGTGGTCGGAGACGTAGAGCCCGAGCATGTCGCGCTCGTGGCCGAGCAGCGTCATCTTGTCCCACTCGTCGAGGTCGGGGATGGGCACGCTCACCCCGAACCCGCCGTCGGCGTCGTCGTCGCCGAGCCCGGCG
This genomic window contains:
- the ybaK gene encoding Cys-tRNA(Pro) deacylase, with the protein product MAKRKQAGATPATTAASAAGVEFTVHEYEHDPRSTASYGVEAAQALGNDPARVLKTLLADVDGALVVAVVPVSGQLDLKALARAVGGRRAVMAEPKAAERATGYVVGGISPLGQRRAHPTVLDASALAHPTVFVSAGRRGLEIELAPGDLMRLTDAGVADIARG